TTATGACTCTTTTTGCCTTTTCTAGACACGCACTATCTTCTCAGTCTCGTTTTTGTGTTTTGCTTTCTCTTTACTTATGCCTTCCACCAAACCTTCTTTTGAAGTCCTGCAATTATTTCATCTTAAAGTCTCAGTCTCGAATTGCAGCGATTCTACTTTTTAACTCTGCTAGTCCTACCGTATCCAAGGCTACGGTCCCTGAGGCTCCATTGCCTTGGATGGGGCCTCTATCATTTAAGCTCGAGTATCACACCCCTCTAGCACGGCAAATTTTTCCCATTACTTTTAGTTATTTGTTTATGAGCATGATCAATGCAGGCCCCGATTCACTGGACGCATTAAAACCATTTCTGGATCGTGTCCAGATCTTATGATACATGTTAAGATATACTCTCACTTTACTGGGTTGAGAACAGTCGTCTCGTCTCGATGATGACTGCTCAATCTGGCCTTCCATGTGCGACTACATGGGATCTGTTGGAAGGGAGCCAACCAACAACATCGAGCTAATGTTAGGTTGGATGACGGGCCACGTGAGCCAAGAAATGGACCAGACGAAGTTGTTTGCTTGCTATTCGATGACTATAGGTCTTTGACTGCGACATTCTTACGGGTCCTTACTACATCATATGCCCCGAACCGCAAAgtcaattattttattgaaaaagagTATAAGGATTTGGTTTGACGATTCCTATCTGGTCCGATTAGCTTCGTTCCGTGCTCTCTTTATATAATCgttcctcttttttttaattcaattattttctATTCATTCAGTTTTCAGTATTGActacaaaataattatatattctcTCTGTCGTTTTTTTTAATCTGGTCCGATCAACTTATATGACTGAATCTTCCAGCCAAGCGAATGCTCGAAATATTGATTGAATACACCCGTGATTTAGTaaaaatgaccatttttaaataaattctccaaactaaaaatgcaaaattattatatgtatgtatatatatatatataatcaaaatgaaatctttttcttctttttgctcAACCAAATTCATAGTGATCGCCACAGACGAATCTTCTATTTATATACCAATAGGCGTGCGCCTGGCCAGCGTGGTGTGGCCGTGCGGGTCAAGCTAAACGGAGCCGGTACTCGGGTCGGTTTGACCCGAATTTTAGTAACCAACTCTTCCCGGTCTTTACTTCCACTGTCACAGTCAATCCAAGCTCTCTTCCTCtccctgtctctctctctctgtctctctctctctctcatgtgGTCTTGAAGCGAGATCGAAGCTTCCGATCGATCTCCATTTTCCATATATAGAAGCCCTCGCCGGTACTGATCGGAGCCGACGGCTATCGACCGGAGAATCATGTGATCCGCCGCCACTTCTCCTCTCCCTCCGAAGACAATCAAGAAGCTCACTGATCGCCGACTTCATTCTCGTGGTCTACCGTTTCCATTTCAAGTGAATCGAATCGGTTTCTCGTCTCTCCATTTCCGTTGTTCTCCTTGAATTCGATGGCCGGGGCCGGGATCGGGAGTGGAGCTGCTTCGAAGTTCATCAAGTGTGTGACGGTGGGAGATGGGGCCGTCGGCAAGACTTGTATGCTCATCTGCTACACTAGCAACAAGTTCCCCACTGTACGGTCCCTTCGTTTCTCTGCCCCAATTTTGTTCTACTCGGTTTCTCCGTTCATTCAGTCCTGCGATTTGCAGCTTTCTTATTAGTCATCTTCCATTATCCGCGGACGCTTCTTTATTTCCGAGTTTCAATTCACTCTTGGATTCCCAGTTTCACTGTCAGCACGGGGTTTTGAGTTTTTGTTCACCTGCGGGAAGATATTGTAGTGTTCGATTTCTTGTTTAGATAATACTCGCGGAATTATTCCCGCTGCTTTTGCATCTTTTTCCCGTTGCTTTTCTTTACCAATATTGGTCGCTCCTGCCTCCTATGGCTTTTACTTTCTTGTGTGGTCGCCTTCTGGAATCCTGTGATTGCTGGATAGAAGGCGAAAGAATAGTTCGCTATGTGCTCTCACCACGTGGCTGCGTTTCTGGAATTTTGTGATTGATTTGCTGCGACTCCTGTACGTTTTGGGACCGCGTCTTGATTTGGTTCCTTTACGGAGTGtgccattttttattatgaagGATAAGTTAAATTGGGAATTGCTTTGATTGTGCTTTAATTGCTTTAACAGTAGCAACTTTATGAGACTATTTGCTACCTTCTAGTTTTACAGTTTTGCCAACAAAGAATCATATATCTTGGTTTTGGAGTCCAATGATGTACTGTATTTGGCAGAGTGAGATGGTGTCTtgtgaaatatttaattttggcTAAGTTTTGTATTTTCTGTTGAGCTGCTGTGATGATCTATTCAGTTCTCCCTCTTACCACGATTCTTGAGAacgaaaaaaggggaaacgcTACAATTCTTCGTGATGGTTTCTTATTCTGTTTGGTTTGTGTATCAGGACTATATACCCACAGTGTTTGATAACTTCAGTGCAAACGTGGTAGTTGAAGGCACCACTGTTAATTTGGGCCTTTGGGACACAGCTGGTATGAAAGTATTTGGAACCTTAATGTCAGTTTAGCTAATATGTGTTATTACTTATTTTCTATTAAACTGAGCCATTAATATGGTTGGATTTTTAGTAAAGGATACTGATTTTCCTTATTGAGTTTTGTGTAAGATCCATGTGTTTTCTATGCATATCAGGGCAAGAAGATTACAATAGATTAAGACCCTTGAGCTACAGGGGAGCAGATGTCTTTGTTTTGGCTTTCTCATTGGTCAGCCGTGCTAGTTATGAGAATGTACTAAAAAAGGTAAACTTAATGATTTGCATGTTTGTTTATCTTATCAACTCGAAATGTTTTGTAGATATTGTTCAACTAACAGGAAATTTCCTGGGCAGTGGATCCCAGAACTTCAGCATCACGCTCCTGGAGTCCCCATTGTCCTTGTGGGGACGAAATTAGGTGAGCATGAAAATATTTCTGCTGTATTAGATTTTCAATTACTAATAGAATGCTTCTTACAGTTTCAGCTGTTTTCTGTTCTCTCGAGGAATGGTCCGTTGACAGCTTAAGAAGCAATTTGCGTTTCCTTTTATCATCTCTCTT
Above is a window of Punica granatum isolate Tunisia-2019 chromosome 7, ASM765513v2, whole genome shotgun sequence DNA encoding:
- the LOC116213712 gene encoding rac-like GTP-binding protein ARAC8, translating into MAGAGIGSGAASKFIKCVTVGDGAVGKTCMLICYTSNKFPTDYIPTVFDNFSANVVVEGTTVNLGLWDTAGQEDYNRLRPLSYRGADVFVLAFSLVSRASYENVLKKWIPELQHHAPGVPIVLVGTKLDLREDKHYLADHPGLVPVTTLQGEELRKQIGAAYYIECSSKTQQNVKAVFDAAIKVVIKPPQRQKEKQKKKKQRRGCLLNAICGRRLVSQK